The genomic stretch AACTTTTctgcatttcattttttcttttgtgttcaTTAATGTTATCTGGGATGGAAGTGAGATGTTTTGCAAAATTGAATGTTGTGTATGTATGACTTCATCAGTTAAGACATTTGGTTGAGCATCATTTGTTTCATCCGACTCTTTTCTATAGTCTTTATAATAATAAGCTGCAAACTCAGCAAGGCAAAGTTTATCTACAACAGAAATAGAGTCAGGTCTGATACTATAGCGTTCGATAATATTAGACTTGAAAATATCTGTACTATCATCATCAAGATCTTCCAATTCTTGCTTAGATTTTGTAACACGTACTCTTTTCTCGGGTAAATCAGTACTGACAAATACAGTTCCTGGGAAAATTTTTCTGAGCCATAGTTCTGGCATGCAGCGATAAACACATTCTTGTGAACTGACCTCTCGTGTAGAAAGAAAAGCGGCACCTATTTTTCTTAAGCCCTCTGCAACACTAAGGTTGTTTGTTCTAGCTTCTTTTGCAGCATTCATAATAGCCTGAGAACACTCTGTTTCATCCTTGGTGAAATATGAACAGACATATGTTATGCATTTATAGTGATTAAAAACTGGTTGTAAGTCCACATTTGCAGAAAATCCCTTGATTCCAGCAACAAAGTAATTGTTGATAAAACAACTATCTAATGGTCTCTTAAGGTGCAAATCATAGTCTGAATCGGGTGAAATGGATAGGGCATTATAATATTCTTCTTCTGTGATACCAAGAGAGCTAAAGATATCTGTTTCAGTCAGGTTTGGATCATAATCTTCTGATTTGCTAGGATTTAAcacagtatttattttttctttaactgaTGTAAggatttccttttgtttctttactaTTGGTTGTTTTAGCTCATCACCAAGATCATCAGAGAGTGGTTCTGCTATAATTGTTCTGTTTGTAAAAAACTGACCAAAGTTGAATCTACATTTGATGTTCTTAAATTTTCTGCAAGTTTTGGAATGAGTATGTTTTTGGTAAAAGTTAACCAGATTATGTAATTCAGGGTTGTCATCTTTGTTCGGCAAGTAAGCCTGTACATGTTTATCTATGAATTCTATATAAGCCTCTTTTGTTTCTGATGTTAATTTTGGACAATCTTCAGTCCATATTAATGCATGTAGGTGAGGTGAGCCTCTCATTTGAAACTCTATTCGTAAAGCATAATACACTATTTTTCCAATCGGTTGACTTTTACTCAGAAGAACCTCTGTAAAAAACGTTTCAACTCTATATTGAAAATGCTTTGCAACTATGACAGGATTTAGATTCAGCATTTTACATTTCTCATCATATGAGAGAGCATCAACCTCTTCATCAGTAATATCTTTTCCTTGCATTCTGGAAATAATTTGGAACAACTCTGGCCATCTTAGATCAGCACAAGATAAAGTCATAAACCATGTAGGAATTCCAAGTTGTTTTACCATAGCTACAACTTCATACATAAATCGTTGCCAATATGGTGGGGTACCAGGGATTTGTCGCAAAAATAAGTATGCCTGATCTTGACAAATAAGATTCCTTAAGGTTTGCCCACTGGATCTTATGTGTGATGCAGTTACAGGTTGACCATGGACTTTTTTCAAAGCAATGTTTATACTATCAGATACCTTCTTTTGTTCAATTATAAACTgtgcaaaaaacaaatattctGGGTTACTCGCAAATCTTCCACTATGATGAAGTAACCTTGCATTGAAGTATTTAGTTGGAGTTAACTGAATCTTTCTTTCTGTAGTGTAACCATATCTGCCTTTTGGGAATAGAACAGGGAATGCTAATTCCTCACACCTTTTGTCCTTCATAAATGATACTGGATGTTTACTTTCTCCAGGTGCAATACTGTATATTTCTTGTCCTGTGGATACATTTTGTTGATCAATTGTAACTGGATAGTCTGGTATAATTGCTTGTATACACGTTTCATTGGTTGGAGCCCTATGTTCATTTAATGGATCATCTATTTCCTCCTCTTGTTCTTCCTGTTGTGCATTTTTGCTGGTTTCATTAATAACAGGTTCCTCATTTTTCGGTTCATTGATTTGTTCACTTATATTCTCACCTGTGCTTATATCTTGCTTATTCATTGGCTGTTCTACATCAGTACTGATACTTGTAGTACACTCAGGAATTGATGTTACTCCTAGAGTTGTAAGATTTCTGTCTATCCTGTCAATGTCTATGGTAATTGTTTTATATAATTCATTGTTTGCTTTCAACCAATTGAGAGCATTAACTACTATATTAGGACGCACAGCTTGATAGTACACATGCCCTCTAAATTGCAGTTTGCGTTTCAGTTTTAACAAAATAATTCCAGAACTTTCAGGTGCACGTGGTAGAGTTTCGCAAGTTTTGTCGCATTCAACAGGCACATTACAGATAGCTCCCTTTATCTTTCTTTGCTGGCCTTTTGGCATAACTACTATTTTCTCAAAAACAATTCTTTGAGCAATTAGAATCTGCTCAAGTTTTTCTAAAGTCGAGAGTTCTGTTGGTATTTCATCTACAAACATGTTGTTGTATACTGCTTGGCAAGGAACTTTTCCTTTGATGACTTTGCAGTGGCATGTTTTACAAATATATTCTTTATTGTCAAAAGATAATTTTTCTGTAAAGATGTTTTGAATGTTGCAGTTGACATATTTTTGCGTGTTAAATATTAATACAGATTTCCTATACAACATCCTGTTGCAGACAGTGCATACATAATAAGGGCCTTCTTTTATTTTCTGGCAAAACTGTGAAATAGCTATTGCTGATTGATTTCTAATAGCATTTaggtatttttctttcttttcacagtCCATGCTGTCATAACTCTTTCTAGATTTTACAGCTTTTCTGTTAagcatttgtttcttttgtgatgCATCCATCTCTTTATACTTTTTTCTTCGATTTTCAagcatttgtttcttttttgacacatcaatttctttatattttttagcaaaagtTTCAAGAAGCTCATCTTTTTTTGCTCTATCCATCAAACTGTACCGTTGCTTTTTCTTTGCTGGCTCCAATTGCAAGTAGTGGTCATTGTATTTATTGTagatctctctttttctttggttAGACTTAAATTTTCTTACAATGTTCTTTCTCTCTTCATTTGACAATGTTGATGAGCAAAGTAAAGAATAAGACAGATGTTTTTTTCCGTCATTGATACAGTCATCTTGCCTATAAATTTCACTGACTCTTTTTACAAGGGCATTAAGACTGAATGGTCCTAGGAGATGGAATTGCTCATTTTCACAGGTCAACATGAAGTAACGATTATTCTGAGTATTACGTTGAACTATAAAGCTTATATGAACATCATTACAACAAAATAAGTATCCCTTGGGTATAACACAAGttctattattttcttttaaaatacttttgacTAGAGAGTCCTTATTAACAAGATAACACTGTGTTAAAGAGCCCTGATTCAAGTgtgagtattttatttttatttctgtgTCATAGATTGTTATATTACTAGGCATTTTGCCTACACGGTCTAcattacacttctcatagaacaaacatgcatgttcatggagagcctgtagtgttgaagaatcccagtaagtgcatgatttgatgacagagaaacaaattgcatatatggacataataaaatgcttacttattgatgactgagtatcatttgttaattcattgcacattgaaatggaggcatttgattgtaaggcagtggttgacacatagtggcattcatcaatatgacctatagtaattgtagtggaagtatttctttcctgaactgggtaaacagtagtaagtggtgcaaagccttgattagattctactatttgtatagtaacatttaatgcatctgcaactgcttgaatgataagtgcatcagcccatgtaccttgaatactcatattattcagatatcttagccatgaattttcaatgttgctctcaataaatctctctggtttgtctctcataaattgaaccccagcagtacgtatacgcatatgatggttgctattgccatataattgatgtgatacagatctaaagaaacaatcacctgcaccaccaacatctattgattgtaaaccaagttcacctaatcttgactgcatcaaattctcagaggaaataggagaggtcaactgcattgttgagctgtgattttgcataaaaggtctaattattacttcatgatgatcagtgttgtattgagtaggtcctggattcttctctacatctttacttagtttgaaattcacataattggtcatatgcctcacacaattgcaagaaaacaatgataaatatcgacgtgctttacactttagtttcattatcctgtgataatgcctgctacagaaagacaacaaataagctttcttgggtatagccattttatttaagttaattatctttcgatcgcgtttgttattacatttacatcgtgcatgataaagttttctcaccttattaacatagcgatggagctttgaagacttcggtatctcaatcgttgaaatctctttgaagacaaatttcttcaacatgctattCTTCTTTTTGAGACCTCTTAaaaatagcagtggaattctgctcggttcacgagcacgtctagatcgccttgtagcacgttttttaagatgatataaagttagctttgataagtgttcgctttgattctcgataaatttcacaaTGGAAGGTTCCCTCAATGTAGATAGCTTTGATAAGACGCTCTtattctcgataagtttcacgatggaaggttcactcttaagtgatcgctcgtaaatttgccTCTCCAAgtattcactcttaaattttcgctcataaactagtgcatcgtaaaggttggggaacgtatcgttccccaaaaagctataatctttctcttgactgtcctccatgcctcgtgcttttcacAACGGCGGATAACATTTCAATGAGCCAGccatatatctcagtcagcgatatatccctaacaatgtaacgttgaaaaaacggaCGGTCcgcattttaagaccggtgccagccttcggctaggccccggtaataataataaaagagaaTAATAGTAAAAGGCATAACAAATAATGATTTTGTATCCGATCAGCATAAAACTTTCTTCTAATTAATAACTGACAGTTGCAAAGAACGCTTCCACACTAGAGGTCTGTTATATGACTCAGTTTCCAGAGGGTGATCCTCAAATGATTATGCACTATGTTTAAATGCGCTAGATCGATGCTGAAAGTATTGTCTCACATCAGGCAGTCATTGTTCAGTACTTCCTGTTTCCTGCCTACAGTTGTGTTACTTCTCTGGCTTTTGGCCAACCGGCTCTTCTTCTTCAAACAACTCTTATCACAAGGGCACCTAGGagcccggggggggtactcccatacattacctatacgggtatgtgccgcccaacggggtcgtgattttgaagctcctgatttagaacggggtatccatttcagaggcgttttctagaacggggtataatatttcgaacgcacgaaagctccagttttgtaagcagccattttaaattattcaaggacagattgcttttaaaaatacggttcaatgcgttaacaagcaaactgttgtactcttattgcaccctagaacggagtataaaaaattggcttatttctagaacggggtatcagttttagggcgaattctagaacggggtataaaaaattggcacatttctagaacggggtatcaattttaggggaatttttttttagaacggggtgccaatttggagtcccgggcggcacatacccacccaaaaaatacccaagtgcccccccgggcCCAGGAGCAAATACTGCCTagagttttcttttgcttgaggacggctaaataTTTCTAGATgaactttctatttatgtataaGTTTCGAAGCTTACCTAATAAAATCCCCACGATTTTCTGAAGCAATAAAgtaattaataaatttgtaatttaaatcaaacaataaacttgtattccacaaatcagttcacTTAAGAGCATATCCAAAAAATAGCAaccatcttcgatcacatttaacagccataatggctctgatcacagtagattaggcgtGGAAAGCAAATTCTTGGAAagcaaatcaggccgaatttttttgcgtttgacaagtttgctttacaaaatcttgctaacaaatctgggggcgtgtaaaccagccttttatactttttatacatcacatctgagtaATGTCAACACAGAacttgattgtcggcgaatttctgtaatcgtacATCTTTCTGCTAGTATAAGCCCCGGGGGGgatactgccatatatgggctaaataggtatgtgccgctgtgaagggtatggttttcaggcagtttactctaggatagggtatataaatcagagcgtttgggtctagaatagggtatcatttttcaggaaactaatcagttggttgaagattttatctagacaagggaaacagctactctaggatagggggatttggggagtttactctagtatagggtagcaaaattcagctgaactagctctggtataggttaagcattccagggtcccagcggcacacccccacccagaaattcctaaagtacccccccggggtataagctagccgttgactcacttgtcttgcttgtttgggactgagtcttattccagccaaagagagagaaagagtgtccggcgaattgtttccaatcaaagatttgtgaactcgtgtctggcaaattCTCctagtgtttatatatacaaagttatacgcaccttatagcttcatctgcgcttaacgggtgtctttcaaaacaactgctccacagaatttcactgataacacgtaaagCAAAAGAGAATCGAAGTATTGACTgtcaataaatgtcacaaaatctacctaagcggtcccttcgggattttctgttttacgtcatccttaTCATCTCTTACTTGCGGGAGCGAACAACTTTAAAAAGGTCATCATTACCGACCGATTCCTTCCGGCCCCTGTTCaggcaaatcgagatttttttctggcatactgactgttcaatttttgaagcaaggaccagcttacaaaaaagaaggaccAGATCCTAATAAAGGGTTCTGAATCAGCAATAagtgaaaatataaaacaaaagaagcaaggctgattttacagtcgggaatatatacatatatttttaccaatatttcggaaggcacggccttccttcttcagggtcttacataTAATCTTACATTATATGTAAGACCCTCCGAAATATTGCTATTCCAGACTGTAAAATAAgccttgctttttttgttttatactgactgtatatttaaactgtaagtactttcgtGACGCGGGAGTCACTAGAGTGCCTcagggcgaaatccctgcgggggcaattactatattaaagaagaaggagaaatcAAACACCAGAAAGTTACATCGATtcgagatttttttcttcccctGGAACAATCGCCCACGACTATATTAGGCTGCCGCCTCGCAATAATTTCGTGTGAGTCTTTCAACAGGGTATATTGCCTGCGCGATTGATTTCATTTgtaagaaaaattttgtttgcaCTCCAAGCATACAAAAGCATATAATGTGAATTTGCTctattgcaattgccaataCATGGATTTAAAAGAAGACGGCGcgcattttgtcctttgtcctaaacagggcaATAAAAATGAGAGTGTTGTCCTAGACAGAGTatgtattttataatttttttctcctaAGCAGGGTCAGCGTTTCAAACCTTCAGCGGCTCATCTATACCCACAGGGAAAAGGGaatggaggtggggggggggggggggggggcgcaagtacagggcccagttgttcgaacgccggttagcgctaacccagggtttaattttaacccgggtttctttttctttctattaaAAGCACTCTATCGGATAATTGTATCTATTGTTTtaagagtatccaatcatcaaattgaaGGCAAAGTGAATAcaagctctcatatctgagttcaaatttcgcactgaccccaggttatcttaacccagcttcgaacaacccggcccagggcTATAGCGAGGGAATAGGGATTCTGAAATCAGGGACATTTGTGCTTTTGGAATcaggaatctgggaaattttccTTGTAGATTCTTGAATCCTGagctgtggaatccggaatatatttcaaagaatCCGGATGCCGCTAACGAATGGCATatagaatccaagttccactggcagcgattccagaatccagtacctagaatccggaatctttggcttggaatccagaatccagaacTGTCAGgctggattaccttacatggtgCCACACTTCTGTTATAGTTTTGTACAATTCTTAGGGGTAAACCCAATGGCTTGCAATTGAGACTCCTAGTTATCGACCATTTATGATTTAAAACTACAAAGTGTTAAAAACACAAGCACGGGTAATCATAGCTGGAgtttttattcaacaaaaacTTCAAGTGTCAATGCCATTCCTATATACACTATTTTACCGCGTAATATAATTTTTtggtaataattataatttcaCTCCTCGTTACAGAGAGGTTAAAATAACAACTGTCAGCTGCAAGCAAGAATCCATAATTCTAAAACAGCTTCTCTTTAAAACGCGTTTGATCAGGTCCGTATCAGGCCAGCCGGCCCTCTCATTACGAAGAAGAAAtcatttttggtaagcttaAACTTCGCTAAATCCATTATTTAAATGATAATGCTCAATTTTTCTTGAAGCATTTTTCACGCCTTGTTAGGCaaagtttgctttttcttttgttctccaaGATCTCCATAACTAAGCTGACTCGTCACCATCCTTCTTGTGTTTTGACCAGGCAGCGTGGCGACTGGAAAGTAATCGCGGATGTCAATGTACTTTGGAGATGTCCATTGTGTTACACCGAATACTCTCCGGGTTATTGATAGTCCTTAGCTCTCCTGTATTCTGATAAATCTCTTCTTCTCCATCAGTATTTTCGTAGATTGGCTGTTCAGAAAATACTTCCTGGTTGCCGTATATAGGCTCTGATGGTTCTACATCGTTCGATTCTTCTGAGCTGGAATGCAGCCTGTACTCTGGGCTGTAGCCCTCATTGACATATTCAAAAATCTTTTTCTCTGATTTCTGTGGTGTCTTTTCAACGGGGTGTTGCATGTCTAAGTCCTGCGTGCAGCTTTCCGGTTTAAAAGATGGTAAAAAACTACCTGGAGCAGCTGCCAGTCCTACTACCCCTGGAGTTACTAAACACCCACTTGAGATGAGACCTGTTTGCCCAGTCTCTCGCTCCAAACGAGTAACTGTTTCCTCAGGGTCCTGGTACACAGCAGATGGTACTCGGGGTTTAGCTAATGGTTCTCCAGTGTAGCTGTTTCTGCGTCTTCCTTGCTCTTGATCGTTGTTGTTTGCCTTCGCGAGGTGCCGAGTTCCATTTCCAGTGAGTTCTTCTAACCGCTGCCGAATTCGCTTGACTGATACACACAGAAATATTACAATAATACAAAGGAACACGAGGCATCCGCAGGCAACCCCTGCGAGGATCaaggacagtttttcaagaGTCATTCCCAGGCCCTGTAGAGAAAAGTATAAACTTAGTTAATGTATTACTAACTTGAGCAGACCAGTAGGCCCTGGTACCCGCCGCATTGAGTTAATGAAGATAGCGGTACGCAGGAATCAAACCTACTGCAAGGTCCTCTACGCCAAaacgggattcgggattttaaagcaaaatggcCGGGGGCGAGTTCCGGGACCCGTAAATGatgtcgggattacgggattgagcGAAAATCTGGGTCTAGATAACGGGATTGAAGAACACTATAGGGACCCTTAATAAATGTCAGACCTCGCGTCTAACTACAGTCGAATCTCCACGAACgaccacctctctacaacagtcaTTTCTTTGGCAGAcaatccatacattgactcttgtttaaacctctctataACGGCCACTTTCGTATATCCCCAAAGTGGCTGTTGTGATCTATTGTGGAGAGGTCCAACTGCACGACAATTCAGTGTGGAGTGGAATTGTCAAAAATTATCCAACTGATTGCTACAAATGGCATTTCTGTAACGCTAAATCTCGTTGTACTAAAAGGAAGAGTAGGAAATAACTTTTTCATCAGTCTATCACTGACTTTGTTTACAAAACCCTTTCATTGTGTTTTAGTACCCTCCATTGTCCACCTAAAGACTTCCGGTATCACAAAGCACTGGTTAACCAGCCGTAACCTGCTTGCTGGTTTGGAGCTCAGTAGGAGAAAGATCTTGCCCATTTTAAAGTAAAATGTCttttcctcatttctattgtctATTTATTCATAATTCAGTTCGCTTTTGGGACAAATTAGTAAATTTTCTGGTAATCTTTATCTGCGGTATATTTCCTTTCATTTAGGGAATCATGAGTATGGCTACAATACGGTCAGCTTTCGAACTGTTGATTAAGTATTTTGCCTCGCGGTCACATTCTATTTGTCCAACTTAACATTCCATCCGCATCGAAAATAGTTTGCAGCTGATCAAATACTAAAAGACGGTAGATTTACTGTACACTCGATCTCAGTAATTCCATTTGTCACCCGGGGTCATGAATTACCGGCAGCCGGCCAAAAAGGACTGAACGGCTGACCAAAATTTTCCTCGATCCTTCATACTCTTTGAAACAGTGAAGCATTtcttaacgtttttttttttctactacaAAAGCCGACTCAGTGATATTGTACACTACAGACGTATATAGCTGAAGAAAGCTTTTACATGCAGGTAGTCACTTTTGACGGAATGCTACAAGGAAATACAGTTGAAAATACTTGTGAAATGAGCAACTCAATCGGTTTTTTAGTAGGCAAAAACTTCCGTTCGCTTAAATACTTCATGACAATGAAGTTTACAAACATTGCATTACAAAcatttattgaaataaaaaattactgtGTACGCTCAACTGCGTTCTTCGCATCATCAAGGTCCGTATCGGTCTATACGGTGGATCGCAAGATAAACAGTCTTGTTTTCAAGAGCCTTAGTGAGTACTAACCAATTTCAATATATATATCGGCatcaagaaaacattttagtACTTACAGTCACTTTGGTTAAATCCGTCGGGCCAATTACCAGCGACGCTAGGGTAGAGCTCAAGCCCGGCCTTGGCTTAGACTTAAAAACGGGGAACCCTGCGACACCAAGCAACCAAGTCTTTTTAAATCTTCAAGACACTCGCCTGATAGGAAAAAAGATGTTTTCACGATATAGATATAACTGGCGAATACGGATTGACGTAACGTAGACAGGCCGTATTTCTGCTTCTAACAGCAGATCGATCTTTGGTGCCTTGGCGTCTCGTGCAAAAATGAAACTTTCGTCCCTCGAGCGGGATTAACCCTTTGACTTATTTTAAATTCAGTTACGCAAGAATGATAAGTGATTGCTGACGCATTAATTTGCATTGCAAAATTGGTCGAAAGCGACcagtaatttttcatgttgCAGGAAATATCTTGAAAGACGACTTATTGTTTCATTCTACAGTTTTTCGAtcttcaaaattattttaaatttccacagttttaaattaatataaaatCTCGCTTTTTCATGATGTTGAACAAAGAATGGCAGATTGTTATTGAATTCTTTGGATTCAAGAGCAAATATTCACAACCGGAACTGGATGGATCTAAATATATCAGCCGGTTACTGAAGCCACTGAGCCAATATCCAACAGAAAATACCTAAATTTATCAGTCAAATACACCACAATTTCTAATGATGCCTTTAAGTTCTTATCTCGGTTTTCCTAGATGTGAAAAATATCAGGCAGcgaaaaaattcgaaaaaaggCATTCAAAAGAATGAAGGTTTTCCAATTGTCAGTGACCTCGTGCTGAAACGAGGTTGAAACAACAAAGCTTGTTTTTCAAACATGTTTCGCTGGGGTAGTTGTCAGCAGTCACGTTTATCATCAGCTATTGTTATTCCACTTATCGAATATGAGATTTAGGTTAGGTTGGGCTCTTATATCGTACTTTTTTCAGTCAACTTCTGAGGTAAAGAATATCTGTGACTCACACCTACTTCAGTATTGGACAAAAAGGGACACGTTTATTACAGTAGAGAATTTGCACCTTGATCAGCCTAttcgtgtttgtttttttttgttttttttaatacgaAAATGCGGTTTCTTTGACTGAAATTGTTCCAATTCTTCATTCTTGCTCCTTAAAGGTCTTAAAGAATTGTTCAAAACTTCTACAGTATGGTGGAAATCGGAGTCAATGGACATGAATTCCCTTCAGACGAGACTAAAGAATGTTTATTTTGCAGTCCAAAGCACCTTAGTCTAGCTCAGCATTCACTCGCGATCTTTCAATGCATAATTTAAGGCTGTGACCAACGACATGAAGGTCATAGTCTGTCCCGAATGGTAATGTAACACTCAATATGCTCAACGACTCTCCTTACCTTCGAAGAAAACTTTATCACACTGCTGCTTTACGCCTCATCTGAAAGATTATTCCGTTTTGCCAAACGACCCGTGCTCGCTTTTTCTGCTAGTGACTTCCTTATGAATATTCCGTATCGTTTTTTCCAAGTTCCGTCACGATGAGCCGAAACGTGATATGGATATTAAAGAGTCTTGTACTGTGTGACTTGAGTTGAGCTATGATTTAAGACTACTAATGAGGAAGTATGAAAGCGAAACCTTGACCTCATATTAGCTTGGTTAAAACCCCGGCGTATCAGTAAcaatgtggaaaaaaatcaaatttcaaaaTCAGTTCGATAAAGAAAAAGACGCCTTTAAGTTCTTGTCACATgaacatttgttttcttttttatacgAAATAAAGACAGGATATAACAGGGAAAAATCCCTTGCTTTCCACCAGGAAGTAAAGTACAAAGAATCGGTCAGCTCCCCAAGGGTTTGGGATTTGTGGTTCCTTTGGCATCCTGTTTTGATCAGGTTTCACAAACAATAAACAAGAATTAAAGAGAAGTTTCGTAGTTTCTTGTTTATATCTGCAGATAAGCCTTTCGCTGATTCAGCTCATTCCTAAAACTCTTCTAAAACTTTCGGTTTCTTTGCATAGAGTATCACAGTTTGATGATTTATGTATAGGCCAGGTACAACCTAAGATCAGGCTCTATGACTTTcgc from Porites lutea chromosome 1, jaPorLute2.1, whole genome shotgun sequence encodes the following:
- the LOC140941971 gene encoding uncharacterized protein; translation: MTLEKLSLILAGVACGCLVFLCIIVIFLCVSVKRIRQRLEELTGNGTRHLAKANNNDQEQGRRRNSYTGEPLAKPRVPSAVYQDPEETVTRLERETGQTGLISSGCLVTPGVVGLAAAPGSFLPSFKPESCTQDLDMQHPVEKTPQKSEKKIFEYVNEGYSPEYRLHSSSEESNDVEPSEPIYGNQEVFSEQPIYENTDGEEEIYQNTGELRTINNPESIRCNTMDISKVH